In Porphyrobacter sp. LM 6, one DNA window encodes the following:
- a CDS encoding ABC transporter ATP-binding protein, with the protein MSEPILSIRGLTKTYKGGTRALDSVDLDIRKGEIFALLGPNGAGKTTLIGAVCGLVRPTGGTITAFGHDLSRDWRSARARIGLVPQELATDMFETVQRAVAYSQGLFGKPHNPARIEEILKSLSLWDKRDSQIRALSGGMKRRVLIAKALAHEPELLFLDEPTAGVDVELRKGMWEQIAALKERGVTIILTTHYIQEAEEMADRVGIIQGGRILMVDDKYAMMERLGTTEAVIALAAPQEALPPEIAAFPVELTEGGTRLVYRGGTGEGGGAAEVAQLTQALTRAGIGYTSLDIHDSSLEDIFVGLLGEKEAA; encoded by the coding sequence AGCGAACCCATCCTGTCGATCCGCGGCCTCACAAAGACCTACAAGGGCGGCACCCGCGCGCTCGATTCGGTCGATCTCGATATCCGCAAGGGGGAGATTTTCGCGCTGCTCGGGCCGAACGGGGCGGGCAAGACGACGCTGATCGGCGCGGTGTGCGGGCTGGTGCGGCCCACCGGCGGCACGATCACTGCCTTCGGGCACGATCTGTCGCGCGACTGGCGCTCTGCCCGCGCGCGGATCGGCCTCGTGCCGCAGGAGCTGGCGACCGACATGTTCGAGACAGTGCAGCGCGCTGTGGCCTATTCGCAAGGCCTGTTTGGCAAGCCGCACAATCCGGCGCGGATCGAGGAAATCCTCAAGAGCTTGTCGCTGTGGGACAAGCGCGATTCCCAGATCCGCGCGCTATCGGGCGGGATGAAACGCCGCGTGCTGATCGCCAAGGCGCTGGCGCATGAACCGGAACTGCTGTTCCTCGACGAGCCCACCGCCGGTGTCGACGTGGAACTGCGCAAGGGCATGTGGGAGCAGATCGCAGCGCTTAAGGAGCGCGGGGTGACGATCATCCTCACCACCCACTACATCCAGGAAGCCGAGGAAATGGCCGACCGCGTCGGCATTATCCAGGGCGGGCGCATCCTGATGGTCGATGACAAGTACGCCATGATGGAGCGGCTCGGCACCACCGAAGCGGTCATCGCGCTGGCCGCGCCGCAAGAAGCGTTGCCGCCAGAAATCGCCGCCTTCCCGGTCGAGCTGACCGAGGGCGGCACCCGGCTCGTCTATCGCGGCGGGACGGGCGAGGGCGGGGGCGCTGCCGAGGTCGCGCAGCTCACCCAGGCGCTGACCCGCGCGGGGATCGGCTATACCAGCCTCGACATTCACGACAGTTCGCTCGAGGATATCTTCGTCGGCCTGCTTGGCGAGAAGGAGGCCGCGTGA
- a CDS encoding ABC transporter permease, which translates to MHFNLRSAYAIYRREMARAFRTAFQSILSPVLTTSLYFVVFGSVIGARMEPVAGVPYGAFIIPGLLMLTLLGETTSNASFGIYMPRFTGTIYELLSAPVGVAETLVGFVGAAATKGLILAAIILVTATFFVDYEIRYPLFAAVYIMLVSASFALFGFILGIWADSFEKLGIIPMLILTPLTFLGGTFYSIRDLPAPWDAIALANPIAFLVSGLRYSFYGISDVPIALSLGLTLGFLALCVAVIAVIFRTGWRLRE; encoded by the coding sequence ATGCATTTCAACCTGCGCAGCGCCTACGCCATCTATCGCCGCGAAATGGCTCGCGCCTTCCGCACCGCATTTCAGTCGATCCTCTCGCCGGTGCTGACCACCTCGCTCTATTTCGTGGTGTTCGGATCGGTGATCGGGGCGCGGATGGAGCCGGTGGCGGGCGTGCCTTACGGCGCCTTCATCATCCCCGGCCTGCTGATGCTCACCCTGCTGGGCGAGACCACCAGCAATGCGAGCTTCGGCATCTATATGCCGCGCTTCACCGGCACGATCTACGAGCTGCTCTCCGCACCGGTTGGGGTGGCCGAGACACTGGTCGGCTTTGTCGGCGCTGCGGCGACGAAGGGACTGATCCTTGCCGCGATCATCCTCGTGACCGCGACCTTCTTTGTCGATTACGAGATCCGCTATCCGCTGTTTGCGGCCGTCTACATCATGCTGGTGTCGGCGAGCTTCGCGCTGTTCGGTTTCATCCTCGGCATCTGGGCCGACAGCTTCGAGAAGCTCGGCATTATCCCGATGCTGATCCTGACCCCGCTGACCTTTCTGGGCGGCACTTTCTATTCGATCCGCGACCTTCCGGCCCCTTGGGACGCGATTGCGCTCGCCAATCCAATCGCCTTTCTGGTGAGCGGGCTGCGTTACAGTTTCTACGGGATTTCCGATGTGCCGATTGCGCTCTCGCTCGGTTTGACACTCGGTTTTCTGGCGCTGTGCGTGGCGGTGATTGCAGTCATTTTCCGCACTGGATGGCGGCTGCGCGAGTAA
- a CDS encoding outer membrane beta-barrel protein — MRKIAFTSLAALGAMALPAAAQAQSNDTPEVETYVGATAGIHDLGIGLPNDDGGIYGIVAGVDVPVGDTFFVGAEGNYNIGDGAIDSEYGIAARAGVRVGDSAKLFVRGGFQEVDFDLGNFVTPAVVGLDDTDGDYLVGAGVEFGVGDGPIKLRAGIDTIAFDSTRATVGVLYAF, encoded by the coding sequence ATGCGTAAAATCGCATTCACCTCGCTCGCAGCTCTCGGCGCCATGGCTCTCCCGGCTGCCGCTCAGGCCCAGTCGAACGACACCCCCGAAGTCGAAACCTATGTCGGTGCCACCGCTGGTATCCATGACCTCGGCATCGGCCTGCCGAACGACGATGGCGGCATCTACGGCATTGTTGCCGGCGTTGACGTGCCGGTTGGCGACACCTTCTTCGTGGGTGCTGAAGGCAACTACAACATTGGCGACGGCGCGATCGACAGCGAATACGGCATCGCCGCCCGCGCCGGTGTGCGCGTTGGTGATAGCGCCAAGCTGTTCGTCCGTGGCGGCTTCCAGGAAGTCGATTTCGACCTCGGCAACTTCGTGACCCCGGCAGTTGTCGGCCTCGATGACACCGACGGCGACTACCTCGTCGGCGCCGGTGTCGAATTCGGCGTGGGCGACGGCCCGATCAAGCTGCGCGCCGGGATCGACACCATCGCGTTCGATTCGACCCGTGCGACCGTGGGCGTGCTCTACGCCTTCTAA
- the tgt gene encoding tRNA guanosine(34) transglycosylase Tgt has protein sequence MTAPRFSFELHATSGKARTGTIRMQRGDIRTPAFMPVGTAATVKAMKPEAVRQTGADIILGNTYHLMLRPGAERVARLGGLHKFMNWPRPILTDSGGYQVMSLSELRKLTEQGVEFRSHLDGSKHMLTPERSMEIQRLLGSDIVMAFDECPRADRPRDEIAASMELSMRWAKRSREGFNAGEEHAARAALFGIQQGALHEDLRRISADMLTDVGFDGYAVGGLAVGEGQEAMFGVLDYAPDMLPADRPRYLMGVGKPDDLVGAVERGIDMFDCVLPTRSGRNGQAFTWNGPLNLRNARFAEDTGPLDDRCTCPVCTTYSRAYIHHLVKSGEMLGAMLVTEHNLSFYQALMQGMRDAIAAGAFASFASDFRRDYLRKGD, from the coding sequence ATGACGGCTCCCCGCTTCTCCTTCGAACTGCACGCGACCAGCGGCAAGGCGCGCACCGGCACGATCCGGATGCAGCGCGGCGATATCCGCACCCCCGCCTTCATGCCGGTTGGCACGGCCGCCACCGTCAAGGCGATGAAGCCCGAGGCGGTGCGCCAGACGGGGGCCGACATCATCCTCGGCAACACCTACCACCTGATGCTGCGCCCCGGCGCCGAGCGGGTCGCGCGCCTTGGAGGCTTGCACAAGTTCATGAACTGGCCGCGCCCGATCCTCACCGACTCCGGCGGCTATCAGGTGATGAGCCTTTCCGAGCTCAGGAAGCTCACCGAACAGGGTGTCGAATTCCGCAGCCATCTCGATGGCAGCAAGCACATGCTCACCCCCGAACGCAGCATGGAAATCCAGCGGCTGCTCGGTTCGGACATCGTCATGGCCTTCGACGAATGCCCGCGAGCCGACCGCCCGCGCGACGAGATCGCCGCTTCGATGGAACTCTCGATGCGCTGGGCCAAGCGCAGCCGGGAGGGGTTCAACGCTGGCGAGGAACATGCCGCGCGCGCCGCGCTGTTCGGCATCCAGCAGGGCGCGCTCCACGAAGACCTGCGCCGGATCAGTGCCGACATGCTCACCGATGTGGGCTTCGATGGCTATGCCGTCGGCGGGCTCGCGGTGGGCGAGGGGCAGGAGGCGATGTTCGGCGTCCTCGATTACGCGCCCGATATGCTCCCCGCTGACCGGCCGCGCTACCTGATGGGCGTGGGCAAGCCTGACGACCTTGTCGGTGCGGTCGAACGCGGGATCGACATGTTCGACTGCGTGCTGCCGACCCGCTCGGGCCGCAACGGGCAGGCGTTCACCTGGAACGGCCCGCTCAACCTGCGCAACGCGCGCTTTGCCGAGGATACCGGGCCGCTCGATGATCGCTGCACCTGCCCGGTCTGTACCACCTACAGCCGCGCCTATATCCACCACCTCGTGAAATCGGGCGAGATGCTGGGCGCCATGCTGGTGACCGAGCACAACCTCAGCTTCTATCAGGCGCTGATGCAGGGGATGCGTGATGCCATTGCGGCAGGCGCATTCGCCAGCTTTGCCAGCGACTTCCGGCGCGATTACCTTCGCAAGGGGGATTGA
- a CDS encoding alpha/beta hydrolase family protein translates to MRIHNLGRCFAGTILAIAVTAPLSAQDAPAKEDLATTARVFGVRASVLDISLSPSGSKLAYISAGPDHIEVVNIIDLEGDASPRMIIANREKEVDLDWCEWATDSRLVCQVSGMARGSTGVLLPFDRLLAVNDDGSNVRELSTRQSANAVQALQFGGDVIALDAGGAQGQILMTRQYVPESNPATRLYSDKSGFGVDLVDVTTAKRQSREGADELAVHYVADESGWVRVKVRALRDGNNRLTGNYAYFYRAPGSNDWLKFENLTIDGAAVPGFSPVAVDSSRNVAYGFITQSGYDAIAEFALDGSGTGKILMARGDVDVDALIRIGRKRRVVGASYATEKREIAYFDADLSKLAKALAKALPDQPLINIVGASGDESRLLMIASSDTQPGMTYLFNKTNRQLEPLMPVRAPLADRPMGKMSPVSFPARDGTMIPGYLTLPPGSEGKGLPAVVLPHGGPAARDEWGFDWLVQFLTARGFAVLQPNYRGSSGYGEAWYGRNGFKAWDVAIGDVNDAGRWLVSQGIAKPDQLAIAGWSYGGYAALQSQVLDPALYKAVVAIAPVTDLGYIVEDARDYTNARVVREYIGQGPHVEAGSPRRHADKFAAPVVLFHGTLDINVEVRHSRGMESALRGAGKQVLYREYPDLQHDLGDSKVRVDMLTDIGRFLDQSLGRN, encoded by the coding sequence ATGCGAATTCACAATTTGGGCCGGTGCTTTGCCGGCACGATCCTCGCAATCGCCGTCACGGCGCCCCTTTCAGCGCAAGACGCGCCTGCCAAGGAAGACCTGGCAACCACCGCCCGCGTGTTCGGTGTGCGTGCATCCGTGCTCGACATCAGTCTTTCGCCTTCGGGGAGCAAGCTGGCCTATATTTCGGCCGGACCCGATCACATCGAGGTCGTGAACATCATCGATCTTGAAGGCGATGCTTCGCCCCGCATGATTATCGCCAATCGCGAGAAGGAAGTTGATCTCGACTGGTGCGAATGGGCGACCGACAGTCGGCTCGTGTGTCAGGTTTCAGGCATGGCGCGAGGGTCTACCGGCGTCCTGCTGCCGTTCGATCGTCTGCTCGCGGTCAATGATGACGGCAGCAATGTCAGGGAGTTGAGCACACGCCAGTCCGCCAACGCGGTGCAGGCGCTCCAGTTCGGCGGGGACGTGATCGCCCTCGATGCTGGCGGGGCGCAGGGTCAGATCCTGATGACCCGGCAATATGTGCCCGAATCCAACCCCGCGACCCGGCTCTACAGCGACAAGAGCGGGTTTGGCGTCGATCTGGTCGATGTGACCACCGCCAAGCGACAGAGCCGCGAAGGTGCCGATGAGTTGGCTGTCCACTATGTCGCGGATGAAAGCGGATGGGTCCGCGTCAAGGTTCGGGCGCTGCGCGATGGCAACAACCGTCTCACCGGCAATTATGCCTATTTCTACCGCGCTCCCGGCAGCAACGACTGGCTCAAGTTCGAAAACCTGACAATCGACGGCGCCGCTGTGCCGGGCTTCTCGCCCGTCGCCGTCGATAGCAGCCGCAACGTGGCTTACGGCTTCATCACGCAAAGCGGCTATGACGCGATTGCCGAATTCGCGCTCGATGGCAGCGGCACCGGAAAGATCTTGATGGCGCGCGGCGATGTCGATGTGGATGCGCTGATCCGGATCGGGCGCAAGCGCCGCGTCGTGGGCGCAAGCTATGCCACCGAAAAGCGCGAGATCGCCTATTTCGACGCCGATCTGTCCAAGCTCGCCAAAGCACTGGCCAAGGCGCTGCCCGATCAACCGCTCATCAACATCGTCGGAGCAAGCGGCGACGAGAGCCGCCTGCTGATGATCGCATCGAGCGATACCCAGCCGGGCATGACCTATCTGTTCAACAAGACCAACCGCCAGCTCGAACCGCTGATGCCAGTGCGTGCGCCGCTGGCGGACCGCCCGATGGGCAAGATGAGCCCGGTGAGCTTTCCCGCGCGCGATGGCACGATGATCCCGGGCTATCTGACCCTGCCGCCCGGCTCCGAGGGCAAGGGCCTGCCTGCGGTGGTGCTGCCGCACGGCGGCCCGGCCGCGCGCGACGAATGGGGTTTTGACTGGCTGGTGCAGTTCCTCACGGCGCGGGGGTTTGCCGTGCTCCAGCCCAATTACCGCGGCTCATCCGGCTATGGCGAGGCCTGGTATGGCCGCAACGGGTTCAAGGCGTGGGATGTGGCGATTGGCGATGTCAATGATGCCGGGCGCTGGCTGGTGAGCCAGGGCATTGCCAAGCCCGATCAACTCGCCATCGCAGGGTGGTCTTATGGGGGCTATGCCGCGCTGCAATCGCAGGTGCTCGATCCCGCGCTCTACAAGGCGGTTGTCGCCATCGCGCCGGTGACCGATCTGGGCTACATCGTCGAGGATGCGCGCGATTACACGAACGCGCGGGTCGTGCGGGAGTATATCGGTCAAGGCCCGCACGTCGAAGCCGGCAGCCCGCGCCGCCATGCGGACAAGTTCGCAGCGCCCGTCGTGCTGTTCCACGGCACGCTCGATATCAATGTCGAAGTGCGCCATTCGCGCGGCATGGAGAGCGCGTTGAGAGGGGCGGGCAAGCAGGTGCTCTACCGCGAATATCCCGATCTCCAGCACGATCTGGGCGACAGCAAGGTACGGGTCGATATGCTGACGGATATCGGCCGGTTTCTCGATCAGTCGCTCGGGCGTAACTGA
- a CDS encoding chorismate mutase, with translation MNDNPLNPADCTTMIEVRAGVDALDRDLVALLAKRFGYMRAAARIKDSRDAVRDEARKASVIAAAVAEAEAHGIPADVVADIWERLVEGSIAFEFTEWDRIRV, from the coding sequence ATGAATGACAATCCTCTGAATCCCGCAGACTGCACCACCATGATCGAGGTGCGCGCCGGGGTTGATGCTCTCGATCGTGACCTCGTGGCGCTGCTGGCGAAGCGGTTCGGCTATATGCGCGCTGCCGCCCGCATCAAGGACAGCCGCGATGCGGTGCGGGACGAGGCGCGCAAGGCCAGCGTCATCGCCGCCGCGGTGGCCGAAGCCGAAGCGCATGGCATCCCCGCTGACGTGGTGGCGGATATCTGGGAACGGCTCGTCGAAGGCTCGATCGCCTTCGAATTTACCGAGTGGGACCGGATCCGCGTCTGA
- the rpsD gene encoding 30S ribosomal protein S4, with protein sequence MSKRKSAKYKLDRRMGENIWGRPNSPVNKRSYGPGQHGQRRKGKMSDYGLQLRAKQKLKGYYGDVTEKQFKRTYAEASRMKGDTSQNLIGLLEQRLDMVVYRAKFAPTIFAARQLVSHGHISVNGQKCNIASRRVVVGDVISLGSKAKEMALVIEAQGLAERDIPDYVMPDGNDKVTFTRVPKLDEVPYPVTMEPNLVVEFYSR encoded by the coding sequence ATGTCGAAGCGCAAGAGCGCCAAGTACAAGCTTGACCGCCGGATGGGCGAAAACATCTGGGGTCGTCCGAATTCCCCGGTGAACAAGCGTTCCTACGGCCCCGGTCAGCACGGTCAGCGCCGCAAGGGCAAGATGAGCGACTACGGTCTGCAGCTGCGCGCCAAGCAGAAGCTCAAGGGCTACTACGGCGACGTCACCGAAAAGCAGTTCAAGCGCACCTATGCCGAAGCTTCGCGCATGAAGGGCGACACCAGCCAGAACCTGATCGGCCTGCTCGAACAGCGTCTGGACATGGTCGTCTACCGCGCCAAGTTCGCGCCGACGATCTTCGCTGCGCGTCAGCTGGTCAGCCACGGCCACATCTCCGTGAACGGCCAGAAGTGCAACATCGCTTCGCGTCGCGTGGTGGTGGGTGACGTGATCAGCCTCGGCAGCAAGGCCAAGGAAATGGCACTGGTGATCGAAGCGCAGGGCCTCGCCGAGCGTGACATCCCCGACTACGTAATGCCCGACGGCAACGACAAGGTGACCTTCACCCGCGTGCCGAAGCTCGACGAAGTGCCCTACCCGGTGACGATGGAACCGAACCTGGTGGTCGAATTCTACTCGCGCTGA
- a CDS encoding RNA methyltransferase encodes MADQLNRPVIVLVRPQLGENIGKAARAMLNFGLTELRLVAPRDGWPNPSAGPAAAGADIVLEQAKVYATTAEAVADCAHVHATTVRKRGVTKPVIGADEAGRQVHTLPGRHAIIFGPERSGLETEDVALARNILTIPINPEFASLNLAQAVILVAYEWSRIGREIADAGEALVQPTLEDTLPPAPQEELDAMIAHFEALLVPRGYFRPEARAEATRRTLRGLLTKPGWNHLEVRTLRGILSYLEKDKRD; translated from the coding sequence ATGGCTGACCAGCTCAACCGTCCGGTGATCGTGCTCGTGCGCCCGCAACTGGGCGAGAACATCGGCAAGGCTGCGCGCGCGATGCTCAATTTCGGGCTGACCGAGCTGCGCCTCGTCGCCCCGCGCGATGGCTGGCCCAATCCCTCGGCCGGCCCGGCGGCAGCGGGCGCGGACATCGTGCTCGAACAGGCCAAGGTCTATGCCACCACCGCCGAAGCGGTCGCCGATTGTGCCCATGTCCACGCCACCACGGTTCGCAAGCGCGGCGTGACCAAGCCTGTGATCGGAGCGGACGAGGCCGGGCGGCAGGTTCACACCCTGCCCGGTCGCCACGCGATCATCTTCGGGCCCGAGCGTTCGGGGCTGGAGACCGAGGACGTCGCCCTCGCCCGCAACATCCTCACTATTCCGATCAATCCCGAATTCGCCTCATTGAACCTCGCTCAGGCGGTCATTCTGGTGGCCTATGAATGGTCGCGGATCGGGCGCGAGATCGCCGATGCCGGCGAAGCTCTGGTGCAGCCCACGCTCGAAGACACCCTGCCCCCCGCCCCGCAGGAAGAGCTCGACGCGATGATCGCCCATTTCGAGGCGCTGCTCGTGCCGCGCGGCTATTTCCGCCCCGAAGCCCGCGCAGAAGCCACCCGCCGCACCTTGCGCGGGTTACTGACCAAGCCCGGCTGGAACCACCTCGAAGTGCGCACCCTTCGCGGCATCCTGAGCTATCTCGAGAAAGACAAGCGGGATTGA
- the nrdR gene encoding transcriptional regulator NrdR, translating into MRCPFCAHDDTQVKDSRPTEDNASIRRRRQCSSCGARFTTFERVQLREVVVVKSGDRREPFERSKLEQSVALASRKRGIDQERLDQLISGIQRQVETSGEAEVPSSHIGELVMEGLRQIDSVAYIRFASVYRDFSEARDFEEFASAVQDAARD; encoded by the coding sequence ATGCGCTGCCCCTTTTGCGCCCATGATGATACCCAGGTAAAAGACAGCCGCCCGACCGAGGATAACGCCTCGATCCGGCGACGTCGCCAGTGTTCGTCCTGCGGGGCGCGCTTCACCACCTTCGAACGGGTGCAGCTGCGCGAAGTGGTAGTGGTCAAGTCGGGCGACCGCCGCGAGCCGTTCGAACGCTCCAAGCTGGAACAATCGGTCGCGCTGGCCTCGCGCAAACGCGGGATCGATCAGGAACGGCTCGATCAGCTGATTTCCGGTATCCAGCGCCAAGTCGAAACTTCGGGCGAGGCCGAGGTGCCCTCCTCGCACATCGGCGAACTGGTGATGGAAGGCCTGCGCCAGATCGATTCGGTCGCCTATATCCGCTTCGCTTCGGTCTATCGCGATTTCTCCGAAGCGCGCGATTTCGAGGAATTCGCAAGCGCCGTGCAAGACGCAGCGCGCGACTGA
- the glyA gene encoding serine hydroxymethyltransferase, whose protein sequence is MSTAPADFAARHAAQSMDGFWHNDLATADPEIAAAIGKELARQRDKIELIASENIASRAVLEAAGSVFTNKYAEGYPGKRYYGGCDYADVVETLAIERAKQLFGCNFANVQPNSGSQMNQAVFLALLNPGDTFMGLDLNSGGHLTHGSPVNMSGKWFNVVSYGVSRETETIDMDEVAAKARANKPKIIICGGTAYSRTWDFPAFRAIADEVGAVLLCDMSHISGLVAGGAHPSPFPHCDIVTSTTHKSLRGPRSGIILWNDEKYTKPLNMAVFPGLQGGPLMHIVAAKAVAFKEALDPSFKTYAHRIVENARALAASLEENGLRIVSGGTDNHSMLVDLTAKDVTGKDAEKGLDRAFLTCNKNGIPYDTRSPFVTSGIRLGTPAGTTRGFGPEEFRTVGKLIAEVVEGLAKNGPEGDAQIEESVRARVSTLCAAFPVYPGM, encoded by the coding sequence ATGAGCACCGCCCCCGCCGATTTCGCCGCCCGTCATGCTGCCCAGTCGATGGACGGCTTCTGGCACAATGATCTTGCCACCGCCGATCCGGAAATCGCGGCGGCCATCGGCAAGGAGCTCGCCCGCCAGCGCGACAAGATCGAACTGATCGCGTCCGAGAACATCGCGAGCCGCGCGGTGCTCGAAGCGGCCGGATCGGTGTTCACCAACAAGTATGCCGAGGGCTATCCCGGCAAGCGTTACTACGGCGGCTGCGACTACGCCGACGTGGTCGAAACCCTCGCCATCGAGCGTGCCAAGCAGCTGTTCGGCTGCAATTTTGCGAATGTGCAGCCCAACAGCGGCTCGCAGATGAACCAGGCGGTGTTCCTCGCCCTGCTCAATCCGGGCGACACCTTCATGGGGCTGGACCTCAATTCGGGCGGCCACCTCACCCACGGCTCACCGGTCAACATGAGCGGCAAGTGGTTCAATGTCGTCTCCTATGGCGTGAGCCGCGAGACCGAGACGATCGACATGGACGAGGTTGCGGCCAAGGCGCGCGCAAACAAGCCCAAGATCATCATCTGCGGCGGCACTGCCTATTCGCGCACGTGGGATTTCCCCGCCTTCCGTGCCATCGCCGATGAAGTGGGCGCGGTGCTGCTGTGCGACATGAGCCACATCTCCGGCCTCGTGGCAGGCGGCGCGCATCCCTCGCCCTTCCCGCATTGCGATATCGTCACCTCGACCACCCACAAGTCCCTGCGCGGTCCCCGCTCGGGCATCATCCTGTGGAATGACGAGAAGTACACCAAGCCGCTGAACATGGCGGTGTTCCCCGGCCTTCAGGGCGGCCCGCTGATGCACATCGTGGCCGCCAAGGCAGTCGCCTTCAAGGAAGCGCTCGACCCGTCATTCAAGACCTACGCCCACCGCATCGTCGAAAACGCCCGCGCGCTGGCTGCCAGCCTCGAGGAAAACGGCCTGCGGATCGTCAGCGGCGGGACGGACAACCACTCGATGCTGGTTGACCTGACCGCCAAGGACGTGACCGGCAAGGATGCTGAAAAGGGCCTCGATCGCGCCTTCCTCACCTGCAACAAGAACGGCATTCCCTACGACACCCGCTCGCCCTTCGTCACCAGCGGGATCCGTCTTGGCACGCCGGCGGGCACCACCCGCGGCTTTGGCCCGGAAGAGTTCCGCACCGTCGGCAAGCTGATCGCCGAAGTGGTCGAAGGCCTTGCCAAGAACGGCCCCGAGGGCGATGCTCAGATCGAGGAAAGCGTGCGCGCCCGGGTCAGCACCCTGTGCGCCGCCTTCCCCGTCTATCCGGGAATGTGA
- a CDS encoding RpiB/LacA/LacB family sugar-phosphate isomerase, with protein sequence MRIAIASDHAAVELKTDLAEWLIEEGHEVADLGPEPGQSVDYPDYGYRLAEIIAEGSVEFGIALCGSGIGISISVNRHPQVRCALVSEPLSAALAREHNDANCIAMGARLVGIEMAKSCVATFLDTEFADAGDPAGRHQRRVGKLGQPPFFPDHIETHQ encoded by the coding sequence ATGCGCATCGCCATCGCCTCAGACCACGCCGCCGTTGAACTCAAGACGGACCTTGCCGAATGGCTTATCGAGGAAGGACACGAGGTCGCCGACCTCGGCCCAGAACCGGGCCAGAGCGTCGATTATCCCGATTACGGCTATCGCCTTGCCGAGATCATCGCCGAAGGCTCGGTCGAATTCGGCATCGCGCTGTGCGGCAGCGGCATCGGCATCTCGATCAGCGTCAATCGCCACCCGCAGGTGCGCTGTGCGCTGGTCTCGGAACCGCTCTCGGCGGCCCTCGCCCGCGAACATAATGATGCCAATTGCATCGCAATGGGCGCGCGGCTCGTAGGGATCGAAATGGCCAAGTCCTGCGTTGCGACTTTTCTTGATACCGAATTCGCCGACGCCGGCGATCCCGCCGGTCGCCACCAGCGCCGCGTGGGCAAGCTTGGCCAGCCCCCGTTCTTCCCCGACCACATCGAGACCCACCAATGA